Sequence from the Chelonoidis abingdonii isolate Lonesome George chromosome 1, CheloAbing_2.0, whole genome shotgun sequence genome:
ATGACCCTCGCAATGGTTctcaaaatataaagaaaaaggcCTGGTACCTCATCGCAATGCTGCTTAAATTAGCTTTCTGCCTTGCCCTCTGCGCTAAACTGCAACAATTTACTGAAATGAAACTAGTGTATGTCTTTATCCCCTTATGGGCCTTACTCGTGGGGGGAATGATTGAACTTGGATATAACATCTTCTATGTACGAAGAGACTAAGTTGTAACAAACTTTTTCAAATTGACCAGTATCAAATTACTGGATCATCCTATCTTGGTACAAGCTTAAACTGCACACAGCAACTACAAATgtcattctgaaaattttatctaAGACAGGCTGGTATTAAAGTGGATT
This genomic interval carries:
- the TMEM60 gene encoding transmembrane protein 60, coding for MRMSLAQRVLLTWLFTLLFLIMLVLKLDEKAPWNWFLIFIPVWIFDTILLVMLIVKMAGRCKSGYDPRNGSQNIKKKAWYLIAMLLKLAFCLALCAKLQQFTEMKLVYVFIPLWALLVGGMIELGYNIFYVRRD